GACCTTGGCCCTGTTCGCTGCAGCGTCGTTCGTGCTGGTCATCATCCCCGGACCGGCGGTCATCTACATCCTGACCCGCAGCATCAGCCAAGGACGCACGGCAGGCATCGTTTCGGCGCTCGGAGTCAACATCGGCACCGGGGTACATGTGCTCGGAGCCGCTGCTGGACTGTCGGTTGTCCTTGCGAACTCCGTCGCCATGTTCAACGCCATCAAGTGGGTTGGTGTTGCCTACCTGGCCTGGATCGGCATCCGAACCATCCGAATGGATGACACCGTGTTCACGACGGAGACCCGGGATCCAACCGCCTTGCGCAGAGTGTTCACCGAGGGCGTGATCGTCAACATGCTGAACCCGAAAGTCGCGATCTTCAT
This region of Acidimicrobiia bacterium genomic DNA includes:
- a CDS encoding LysE family translocator; translated protein: MPDARTLALFAAASFVLVIIPGPAVIYILTRSISQGRTAGIVSALGVNIGTGVHVLGAAAGLSVVLANSVAMFNAIKWVGVAYLAWIGIRTIRMDDTVFTTETRDPTALRRVFTEGVIVNMLNPKVAIFILAFLPQFVDTAAANPAAQTIVLGVTLIAVGVVSDSAYAFAGGHLGRLLRRRPHAARTARIGAGATYLALAAVATFTGTRSSPGS